Proteins from a single region of Streptomyces spinoverrucosus:
- the metG gene encoding methionine--tRNA ligase: protein MARHLITSALPYINGIKHLGNMVGSMLPADVYSRYLRQRDHDVLYICATDEHGTPAELAAKEQGLPVDEFCAQAHDAQKAVYDGFALAFDYFGRSSSPENRDITQHFARKLNENGFIEERAIRQVYSPADGRFLPDRYVEGTCPHCGYDKARGDQCENCTRVLDPTDLINPRSAISGSTDLEVRETKHLFLLQSKLQHEVEEWVARHEDDWPQLASSIARKWLNEGLHDRAITRDLDWGVPVPADTWPDLAAEGKVFYVWFDAPIEYIGATKEWSDQDPENRDWKSWWYDVDDTVRYTEFMAKDNVPFHTVMFPATELGVREPWKKVDYVKAFNWLTYYGGKFSTSQKRGVFTDQALEILPADYWRYFLIANAPESDDSSFTWEHFTATVNKDLADTLGNFVNRVLSFSKKRFGEEVPAGGEPGEAERRLGEEIARLLAEYEEQMEALQFRKAAAALRALWSAGNSYLEEKAPWLEIKTDKDGAALTLRTAMNLIHLYAVVSEPFIPATAATMRGAFTLPDDTANWVTEDEAKSLTFVPAGTPFTVPPVLFAKLTDEDLETYKERFGGETAA, encoded by the coding sequence ATGGCTCGACACCTCATCACCAGCGCCCTTCCGTACATCAACGGGATCAAGCACCTGGGCAACATGGTGGGGTCCATGCTCCCGGCCGACGTCTACTCCCGTTACCTCCGCCAGCGCGACCACGACGTCCTCTACATCTGCGCCACCGACGAACACGGCACCCCCGCCGAGCTCGCCGCCAAGGAGCAGGGCCTCCCGGTCGACGAGTTCTGCGCCCAGGCGCACGACGCCCAGAAGGCGGTCTACGACGGCTTCGCCCTCGCCTTCGACTACTTCGGCCGCAGCTCCAGCCCGGAGAACCGGGACATCACCCAGCACTTCGCGCGCAAGCTCAACGAGAACGGTTTCATCGAGGAGCGCGCGATCCGCCAGGTGTACAGCCCCGCCGACGGCCGCTTCCTCCCGGACCGCTACGTCGAGGGCACCTGCCCCCACTGCGGCTACGACAAGGCCCGCGGCGACCAGTGCGAGAACTGCACCCGCGTCCTCGACCCCACCGACCTGATCAACCCCCGCTCGGCGATCTCCGGCTCCACCGACCTGGAGGTCCGTGAGACCAAGCACCTCTTCCTCCTCCAGTCCAAGCTCCAGCACGAGGTCGAGGAGTGGGTCGCCCGCCACGAGGACGACTGGCCCCAGCTGGCCTCCTCCATCGCCCGCAAGTGGCTGAACGAGGGCCTGCACGACCGCGCGATCACCCGCGACCTGGACTGGGGCGTCCCGGTCCCCGCCGACACCTGGCCGGACCTCGCGGCCGAGGGCAAGGTCTTCTACGTCTGGTTCGACGCGCCCATCGAGTACATCGGCGCGACGAAGGAGTGGTCGGACCAGGACCCGGAGAACCGGGACTGGAAGTCCTGGTGGTACGACGTGGACGACACCGTCCGCTACACCGAGTTCATGGCGAAGGACAACGTCCCCTTCCACACCGTGATGTTCCCCGCCACCGAGCTGGGCGTCCGCGAGCCGTGGAAGAAGGTCGACTACGTCAAGGCCTTCAACTGGCTGACGTACTACGGCGGAAAGTTCTCCACTTCCCAAAAGCGCGGCGTCTTCACCGACCAGGCCCTCGAGATCCTCCCCGCCGACTACTGGCGCTACTTCCTGATCGCCAACGCCCCCGAGTCGGACGACTCGTCCTTCACCTGGGAGCACTTCACGGCGACGGTCAACAAGGACCTCGCCGACACCCTCGGCAACTTCGTCAACCGCGTCCTGTCCTTCTCGAAGAAGCGCTTCGGCGAGGAGGTCCCGGCCGGCGGTGAGCCCGGCGAGGCCGAGCGCAGGCTCGGCGAGGAGATCGCGCGCCTGCTCGCGGAGTACGAGGAGCAGATGGAGGCCCTCCAGTTCCGCAAGGCCGCGGCCGCCCTGCGCGCGCTGTGGTCGGCGGGCAACTCCTACCTGGAGGAGAAGGCCCCCTGGCTGGAGATCAAGACCGACAAGGACGGCGCCGCCCTCACCCTCCGCACGGCGATGAACCTCATCCACCTCTACGCGGTGGTCTCCGAACCCTTCATCCCGGCCACGGCCGCCACCATGCGCGGTGCCTTCACCCTGCCCGACGACACGGCGAACTGGGTCACCGAGGACGAGGCGAAGTCCCTCACCTTCGTCCCCGCCGGCACCCCCTTCACCGTCCCGCCGGTGCTGTTCGCCAAGCTGACGGACGAGGACCTGGAGACGTACAAGGAGCGCTTCGGCGGCGAAACAGCCGCGTAA
- a CDS encoding PH domain-containing protein translates to MALFGNAHSIDPAAAQQDYARLLGQGEQVHAAYLLIRDTILFTDRRLILVDKQGITGKKVEYHSIPYRSITHFAVETAGTFDLDAELKIWLSGSQAPIQKTFTKGVDIYEVQAILTQFVAR, encoded by the coding sequence ATGGCTCTGTTCGGAAACGCGCACAGCATCGATCCGGCGGCGGCGCAGCAGGACTACGCGCGCCTGCTGGGCCAGGGGGAGCAGGTGCACGCCGCGTACCTGCTGATCCGCGACACCATCCTGTTCACCGACCGCCGTCTGATCCTGGTCGACAAGCAGGGCATCACCGGCAAGAAGGTGGAGTACCACTCCATCCCGTACCGCAGCATCACCCACTTCGCCGTCGAGACCGCCGGCACCTTCGACCTCGACGCCGAACTGAAGATCTGGCTCTCCGGCTCCCAGGCCCCGATCCAGAAAACCTTCACCAAGGGCGTCGACATCTACGAGGTCCAGGCGATCCTGACGCAGTTCGTGGCCCGCTGA
- a CDS encoding DUF397 domain-containing protein has protein sequence MIRKPTAGDASELAWFKSSYSSGPDGDSCVEVATTPGTIHVRDSKYRDAGPRLALAREAWTDFVAYASGS, from the coding sequence ATGATCCGCAAGCCCACTGCCGGTGACGCCTCCGAGCTGGCGTGGTTCAAGAGCAGCTACAGCAGCGGCCCCGACGGCGACTCCTGCGTCGAGGTCGCCACCACCCCCGGCACCATCCACGTCCGCGACTCCAAGTACCGCGACGCCGGCCCACGCCTCGCGCTGGCGCGGGAGGCGTGGACGGACTTCGTGGCGTACGCGTCGGGGAGCTGA
- a CDS encoding helix-turn-helix domain-containing protein gives MSVVDAEAGRLNREADEPGWEVDPDDDWGVAVIATVGRQLRLRREAVGMRVAEFAKVVGYGEDLVYKIEGGKRIPRQEYLDKADAVLGADGLIAAAWEDVKKVRYPKKVRDLAKMEEKAVEIGVYECSNVHGLLQTPEHARALLGSWLPAYSPEDLERRVAARMARRSIYERSPAPALAFVLEEATLHRKVGGTMVRRQQFERLLEVGRLPNVTLQVMPMDSTPHPGMGGRIELLKFEDGTAVGRSDGAFNGRPVSDLRELRVLELRYGTIRAQALPPRESLALIERLLGET, from the coding sequence ATGTCGGTGGTGGACGCGGAGGCGGGACGGCTCAATCGCGAGGCGGATGAGCCGGGTTGGGAGGTGGATCCGGACGATGACTGGGGTGTGGCGGTCATCGCGACGGTGGGGCGGCAGCTCAGGCTGCGCAGGGAAGCGGTGGGGATGCGGGTCGCGGAGTTCGCCAAGGTGGTCGGGTACGGCGAGGACCTCGTCTACAAGATCGAGGGTGGGAAGCGGATTCCTCGGCAGGAGTATCTGGACAAGGCCGACGCGGTGTTGGGGGCGGATGGGCTCATCGCGGCGGCTTGGGAGGACGTGAAGAAGGTCCGGTACCCGAAGAAGGTGCGGGACTTGGCGAAGATGGAGGAGAAGGCGGTCGAGATCGGGGTGTACGAGTGCAGCAACGTCCATGGGCTGCTGCAGACGCCCGAGCACGCGCGGGCCCTGCTGGGGTCGTGGCTGCCTGCCTATTCGCCCGAGGACTTGGAACGACGGGTGGCCGCTCGCATGGCTCGGCGGTCCATCTACGAGCGCTCGCCCGCTCCCGCCCTTGCTTTCGTCCTGGAAGAGGCGACGCTGCACCGCAAGGTTGGAGGCACAATGGTGCGGCGACAGCAGTTCGAACGTCTGCTGGAGGTGGGACGGTTGCCCAACGTCACGCTCCAGGTGATGCCGATGGACAGCACACCGCACCCCGGCATGGGCGGCAGGATCGAGTTGCTGAAGTTCGAGGACGGCACGGCTGTCGGACGCTCCGACGGCGCCTTCAACGGTCGCCCGGTCTCGGATCTGAGGGAGCTGCGCGTCCTTGAGCTGCGGTATGGCACCATCCGGGCCCAGGCTCTTCCTCCGAGGGAGTCACTGGCCCTCATCGAACGACTGCTGGGAGAAACATGA
- a CDS encoding ATP-binding protein yields the protein MIQKLAEPAAHPAQPDCPIRNFSVLLSATPRGARLARLLATEQLRTWGMPLDPAAHIVAELANNAATHGRVPGRSFRLLLYVVGATLRIEVTDTRGDQLPRPQPSTPDSEAGRGLTLVAALADRWGVAQGLPPRKTVWAELELAAPPHPAPKPDAPYPGPTCAPYEPPTGEKAPHQAPPLPPAGQTHSRE from the coding sequence GTGATTCAGAAACTCGCCGAGCCCGCAGCCCACCCCGCCCAACCCGACTGCCCCATCCGCAACTTCAGCGTCCTGCTGTCCGCCACCCCACGCGGCGCCCGCCTCGCCCGCCTGCTCGCCACCGAGCAACTCCGCACCTGGGGCATGCCATTGGACCCGGCAGCGCACATCGTCGCCGAACTGGCGAACAACGCCGCCACCCACGGCCGCGTCCCCGGCCGAAGCTTCCGGCTGCTGCTCTACGTAGTCGGCGCGACCCTCCGTATCGAAGTCACCGACACGCGCGGTGACCAACTACCGCGCCCCCAACCCAGCACCCCCGACAGTGAGGCCGGCCGCGGCCTGACCCTCGTAGCCGCCCTCGCCGACCGCTGGGGAGTGGCCCAAGGCCTACCCCCACGCAAGACCGTCTGGGCCGAACTCGAACTCGCCGCCCCACCACATCCGGCACCGAAGCCTGACGCCCCATACCCCGGTCCGACCTGCGCTCCCTATGAACCACCCACTGGGGAGAAAGCACCCCACCAAGCCCCACCCCTCCCTCCCGCCGGGCAAACTCACTCCCGCGAGTGA
- a CDS encoding helix-turn-helix domain-containing protein, giving the protein MDTENPSAPSRAQSRIPGKNHPHARPESGVAHDNARHTENFTVIGNHLLQHEELSLLAIGLACYIQSVRQGTAVDIKTLADRFPEGPTRIAAALRELEAHGYLRRTRERTPTGRIVTRTVSCNKPGHRTTPAENSSRPARRPAPDKPPPRKKRLPAVPKPSYTSPALLQTAVDVLAGLRRHDPRLLLSATDAEHLAPGVAAWLERDLTPTAVRHALTENLPTEPLIRPAAFLAHRLTAQLPPPPPFRPPAPPAPEPRHPFQTCDGCDRPFRAPVPGRCRDCRTDHPEAA; this is encoded by the coding sequence ATGGATACCGAAAACCCTAGCGCGCCCTCGCGCGCCCAGTCCCGTATCCCGGGCAAAAACCACCCCCACGCGCGGCCGGAATCCGGCGTGGCCCACGACAACGCCCGCCACACCGAGAACTTCACGGTGATCGGCAACCACCTCCTCCAGCACGAGGAGCTCTCCCTGCTCGCCATCGGCCTGGCGTGCTACATCCAGTCGGTGCGGCAGGGCACCGCCGTCGACATCAAGACCCTCGCCGACCGCTTCCCCGAGGGCCCCACCCGCATCGCCGCCGCCCTGCGCGAACTCGAAGCCCACGGCTACCTGCGCCGCACCCGCGAACGCACCCCCACCGGCCGGATCGTCACCCGCACGGTCTCCTGCAACAAGCCCGGCCACCGGACCACCCCCGCCGAAAACTCCAGCAGGCCCGCCCGACGCCCGGCTCCGGACAAGCCACCTCCACGCAAGAAGCGCCTCCCCGCCGTGCCGAAACCCTCATACACCTCCCCCGCCCTCCTCCAGACGGCAGTCGACGTCCTCGCCGGCCTCCGCCGCCACGACCCCCGCCTCCTCCTCTCCGCCACCGACGCCGAACACCTCGCGCCCGGAGTCGCCGCCTGGCTGGAACGCGACCTCACCCCCACCGCCGTACGCCACGCCCTGACCGAGAACCTCCCGACAGAACCCCTGATCCGCCCGGCCGCCTTCCTCGCCCACCGCCTGACCGCGCAGCTTCCGCCTCCACCCCCGTTCCGGCCCCCGGCGCCACCGGCCCCGGAGCCCAGACACCCCTTCCAGACCTGCGACGGCTGCGACCGCCCCTTCCGTGCGCCCGTCCCCGGCCGCTGCCGCGACTGCCGAACCGATCACCCGGAGGCCGCATAG
- a CDS encoding Uma2 family endonuclease, with product MTIAPDDAQQGASHRYQAMRDFVQSMDDTLPGKFEVTKKGIVHDMMAPVGPHELTTVHLRRRLEKVMPEEIVAHTGEPDVEDETEGIMRRPDVMVITMTDMDVPGSFDPRTLIAAIEVVSRSNPENDWVGKIRDYPLIGIPVYAIFDPRTGTGAVLTDIHPTPEGPRYATRKDFVYGEDVTIGDWTISTENLPRYRSEPGEEP from the coding sequence ATGACCATCGCCCCGGACGACGCGCAGCAGGGCGCCTCCCACCGGTACCAGGCCATGCGGGACTTTGTTCAGTCGATGGACGACACGCTGCCCGGCAAATTCGAAGTCACCAAGAAAGGGATCGTTCACGACATGATGGCGCCCGTCGGTCCGCACGAGCTGACCACAGTGCACCTTCGACGGCGCCTTGAAAAGGTGATGCCTGAAGAGATCGTGGCGCATACGGGCGAACCCGACGTCGAGGACGAGACGGAAGGCATCATGCGCCGACCCGACGTCATGGTGATCACCATGACGGACATGGATGTCCCTGGTTCCTTCGATCCCCGCACGCTCATCGCCGCCATCGAGGTCGTCTCACGGTCCAACCCTGAGAACGACTGGGTCGGCAAGATCCGCGACTACCCTCTCATCGGCATCCCCGTTTACGCGATCTTCGACCCCCGCACAGGCACCGGCGCCGTGCTGACCGACATCCACCCCACCCCCGAAGGCCCGCGCTACGCGACTCGTAAGGACTTCGTGTACGGCGAGGATGTCACCATCGGTGACTGGACTATCTCCACCGAGAACCTGCCGCGCTACAGGAGCGAACCCGGCGAAGAGCCCTGA
- a CDS encoding intradiol ring-cleavage dioxygenase, whose protein sequence is MTENTNSSSGRSPRHKRDLTRRKVLAASAGAVVAAGVGGTLAAGAFAGEKKGTTATGEACYRLTSETTEGPYYIDADKIRQDITEDREGIPLTLRIKVIDSETCKPLRNAAVDIWHCDALGIYSGYESLSTGGGGTPPTDAPSGTPTGTPTGEPPSGAPSGGTGGGVHEEPTDDERYLRGTWRTDKQGFVTFKTVFPGWYRGRCVHIHTKVHVGGTWTDAGYEGGNTCHTGQFFFAEEAVLASAEVEPYSTSTTERTTLTEDTIYDQSGTAGGLLKLKYQKNDIAKGVLATITVGVDPEATHTGTEGSAQPGASATTSASASASAS, encoded by the coding sequence ATGACGGAGAACACCAACAGCAGCAGTGGCCGATCCCCCCGGCACAAACGGGACCTGACGCGCCGTAAGGTCCTGGCCGCCAGTGCCGGAGCGGTCGTGGCGGCGGGCGTCGGCGGCACGCTCGCGGCCGGCGCGTTCGCCGGCGAGAAGAAGGGCACGACGGCCACCGGGGAGGCCTGCTACCGGCTGACCTCGGAGACCACCGAGGGCCCCTACTACATCGACGCCGACAAGATCCGCCAGGACATCACCGAGGACAGGGAGGGCATCCCGCTCACCCTCCGCATCAAGGTGATCGACTCCGAGACCTGCAAGCCGCTGCGCAACGCGGCCGTGGACATCTGGCACTGCGACGCGCTGGGCATCTACTCGGGCTACGAGAGCCTGTCGACCGGCGGTGGCGGCACCCCGCCGACGGACGCCCCCTCGGGCACGCCCACCGGCACCCCGACCGGTGAACCCCCGTCCGGCGCGCCGAGCGGCGGTACGGGCGGCGGCGTGCACGAGGAGCCGACGGACGACGAGCGCTACCTGCGCGGCACCTGGCGCACGGACAAGCAGGGCTTCGTCACCTTCAAGACCGTCTTCCCGGGCTGGTACCGCGGCCGCTGCGTGCACATCCACACCAAGGTGCACGTGGGCGGCACCTGGACGGACGCCGGTTACGAGGGCGGCAACACCTGTCACACGGGCCAGTTCTTCTTCGCCGAGGAGGCGGTCCTGGCGTCGGCCGAGGTGGAGCCGTACTCGACCTCGACGACCGAGCGCACGACGCTCACCGAGGACACCATCTACGACCAGTCCGGCACGGCCGGCGGCCTGCTGAAGCTGAAGTACCAGAAGAACGACATCGCCAAGGGCGTCCTGGCCACCATCACGGTCGGCGTGGACCCGGAGGCGACGCACACGGGCACGGAGGGCTCGGCCCAGCCGGGCGCGTCGGCCACTACCTCGGCGTCGGCCTCGGCTTCGGCAAGCTGA
- the aspS gene encoding aspartate--tRNA ligase: MHRYRSHTCGELRASDVGTDVRLSGWLHNRRDLGGILFIDLRDHYGITQLVARPNTAAYEALDKLSKETVVRVDGQVVSRGAENINPELPTGEIEIEVGDVEVLGAAAPLPFTINTEDGVNEERRLEYRFLDLRRERMHRNILLRTSVISAIRHKMTALGFNEMATPILSATSPEGARDFVVPSRLNPGKFYALPQAPQQFKQLLMISGFDRYFQIAPCFRDEDARADRSPGEFYQLDIEMSFVEQEDVFQPVEKLMTELFEEFGNGRHVTSPFPRIPFREAMLKYGSDKPDLRAQLELVDITDIFEGSEFKAFAGKHVRALPVPDVASQPRKFFDQLGEYAVSLGAKGLAWVRVGEDGTLSGPIAKFLTEDNVAELTKRLSLAAGHAVFFGAGEFDEVSKIMGGVRVEAAKRAGHFEEGVFRFCWIVDFPMYEKDEETGAIDFSHNPFSMPQGGLEALETQDPLDILGWQYDIVCNGVELSSGAIRNHEPEIMLKAFEIAGYDRETVEEKFAGMLRAFRFGAPPHGGIAPGVDRIVMLLADEPNIRETIAFPLNGNAQDLMMGAPTELEEARLKELHLTVRKPQPK, encoded by the coding sequence ATGCATCGGTACAGGTCCCACACCTGCGGCGAGCTCCGCGCCTCTGACGTCGGCACCGACGTCCGGCTGAGTGGCTGGCTGCACAATCGGCGCGACCTGGGCGGCATCCTCTTCATCGATCTGCGGGACCACTACGGCATCACGCAGCTGGTCGCCCGGCCGAACACGGCCGCCTACGAGGCGCTGGACAAGCTCTCCAAGGAGACCGTCGTCCGCGTCGACGGCCAGGTCGTCTCCCGTGGCGCCGAGAACATCAACCCCGAGCTGCCCACCGGCGAGATCGAGATCGAGGTCGGTGACGTCGAAGTGCTGGGCGCGGCCGCCCCGCTGCCCTTCACGATCAACACCGAGGACGGGGTCAACGAGGAGCGGCGCCTGGAGTACCGCTTCCTGGACCTGCGCCGCGAGCGCATGCACCGCAACATCCTGCTGCGCACGTCGGTCATCTCGGCGATCCGGCACAAGATGACGGCGCTGGGCTTCAACGAGATGGCGACCCCGATCCTGAGCGCCACCTCCCCCGAGGGCGCCCGCGACTTCGTCGTGCCCTCCCGTCTGAACCCGGGCAAGTTCTACGCCCTCCCCCAGGCTCCGCAGCAGTTCAAGCAGCTGCTGATGATCTCCGGCTTCGACCGCTACTTCCAGATCGCGCCCTGCTTCCGCGACGAGGACGCGCGGGCCGACCGCTCGCCGGGCGAGTTCTACCAGCTCGACATCGAGATGTCCTTCGTCGAGCAGGAGGACGTCTTCCAGCCCGTCGAGAAGCTCATGACCGAGCTGTTCGAGGAGTTCGGCAACGGCCGCCACGTCACCTCCCCCTTCCCGCGGATCCCGTTCCGCGAGGCGATGCTGAAGTACGGCTCCGACAAGCCGGACCTGCGCGCCCAGCTGGAGCTGGTGGACATCACCGACATCTTCGAGGGCTCCGAGTTCAAGGCGTTCGCGGGCAAGCACGTGCGGGCGCTGCCGGTGCCGGACGTCGCCTCGCAGCCCCGGAAGTTCTTCGACCAGCTCGGCGAGTACGCCGTCTCGCTGGGCGCCAAGGGTCTGGCGTGGGTGCGGGTCGGCGAGGACGGCACGCTGTCCGGCCCGATCGCGAAGTTCCTCACCGAGGACAACGTCGCCGAGCTGACCAAGCGGCTGTCGCTGGCCGCCGGTCACGCGGTGTTCTTCGGCGCGGGCGAGTTCGACGAGGTCTCCAAGATCATGGGCGGAGTGCGCGTCGAGGCCGCCAAGCGCGCCGGGCACTTCGAGGAGGGCGTCTTCCGGTTCTGCTGGATCGTCGACTTCCCGATGTACGAGAAGGACGAGGAGACCGGCGCGATCGACTTCTCGCACAACCCGTTCTCCATGCCGCAGGGCGGCCTGGAGGCCCTTGAGACCCAGGACCCGCTGGACATCCTGGGCTGGCAGTACGACATCGTCTGCAACGGTGTCGAGCTGTCCTCCGGCGCGATCCGGAACCACGAGCCGGAGATCATGCTCAAGGCCTTCGAGATCGCCGGGTACGACCGGGAGACCGTCGAGGAGAAGTTCGCCGGCATGCTGCGCGCGTTCCGCTTCGGCGCCCCGCCGCACGGCGGCATCGCGCCCGGCGTCGACCGCATCGTCATGCTCCTCGCCGACGAGCCCAACATCCGCGAGACCATCGCGTTCCCGCTCAACGGCAACGCGCAGGACCTGATGATGGGCGCCCCGACGGAACTGGAGGAGGCCCGGCTGAAGGAGCTGCACCTGACGGTGCGCAAGCCGCAGCCGAAGTAG
- a CDS encoding SpoIIE family protein phosphatase has translation MRTGEPLPAVGQVLAALATGLWHWDTATKLVTVDAEAARLLGLPAEQATLTEAQVRARLHPVDWNEIVSVVGLAAAEGTLAEVRVRIMDERGRVIRTVRSRSKPSYDRERRAFELIGTLQEVTDPAPGTPAGRRAVTGDWRRSREAFLLDAGRALAEARSTAEVLRVAAGLSMPGFSPDGLAVFGVTGDRLTIIGHHGYRAGDEDSFSHMALATDYPAAEVVRTGRAVYLSSPDHYRSRYPLTWPLAEQFDRKSWAFLPLTVAGRTMGAWMAAFAYPVAFTPDERSVLTTVARMLAQALTRAGAAESERELTDGLQRSMLPTLGPEIPGMNVAARYIPTGGGLQVGGDWYDMIPLPSGRIALVIGDVQGHDVRAAGLMGQLRIALRAYASEGHRPDAVLSRASRFLHGISTTDDDHADQRFATCLYVEADPKTGVLDIARAGHPDPAIRMADGTVLKHPTAGGLPLGIDPDADYPTTQLVLEPGETMLICTDGLIETGGHDLETGWARIRTILEEHKGDLEELADSLVQAVHGPSSHHTTGPLADRREDDIAVLLLCREPEGCGCGDTVSVRPRVRRTVLTVAQAEPERVAVARQHLRELLHDWGSADQVDSAVLLLSEMLTNVLVHTDTDALLVAEIAGEPGARRMRVEVTDAGDDLPHKRRPGELASSGRGLMLIELLAHAWGVDPRGEGKSIWFELHEPDGQPA, from the coding sequence ATGCGCACTGGTGAGCCCCTGCCCGCCGTGGGGCAGGTTCTCGCCGCCCTCGCGACCGGCCTGTGGCATTGGGACACGGCCACGAAACTGGTCACGGTGGATGCCGAGGCCGCTCGGCTGCTCGGGCTGCCCGCCGAGCAGGCGACCCTCACGGAGGCCCAGGTCAGGGCCCGGCTGCACCCCGTGGACTGGAACGAGATCGTCAGCGTCGTCGGCCTCGCGGCCGCCGAGGGCACGCTCGCCGAGGTGCGCGTGCGGATCATGGACGAGCGGGGCCGGGTGATCCGTACCGTCCGCAGCCGGTCCAAGCCCAGCTACGACCGCGAACGCCGGGCCTTCGAGCTGATCGGCACCCTCCAGGAGGTCACCGACCCCGCGCCGGGCACCCCGGCGGGCCGCCGGGCGGTCACCGGTGACTGGCGGCGCTCCCGGGAGGCGTTCCTGCTGGACGCGGGCCGGGCGCTGGCCGAGGCGCGGTCCACGGCGGAGGTACTGCGGGTGGCGGCCGGACTGTCGATGCCGGGCTTCTCCCCGGACGGGCTCGCCGTCTTCGGGGTCACGGGCGATCGCCTGACGATCATCGGCCACCACGGCTACCGGGCCGGCGACGAGGACTCCTTCTCACACATGGCCCTGGCGACGGACTATCCGGCGGCGGAGGTCGTCCGCACCGGCCGTGCCGTCTATCTCTCCTCGCCCGATCACTACAGGTCCCGCTACCCGCTCACCTGGCCCCTCGCCGAGCAGTTCGACCGCAAGTCCTGGGCCTTTCTGCCGCTGACCGTCGCCGGGCGCACCATGGGCGCCTGGATGGCGGCCTTCGCCTATCCGGTGGCGTTCACACCGGACGAGCGGTCCGTGCTGACCACGGTCGCCCGGATGCTCGCGCAGGCCCTCACCCGGGCCGGCGCCGCCGAGTCCGAGCGGGAGCTGACCGACGGCCTGCAACGCTCCATGCTGCCCACGCTGGGCCCGGAGATCCCCGGCATGAACGTCGCCGCCCGGTACATCCCCACCGGCGGCGGGCTCCAGGTCGGCGGCGACTGGTACGACATGATCCCGCTGCCCAGCGGCCGGATCGCCCTCGTCATCGGGGACGTCCAGGGGCATGACGTGCGGGCGGCGGGCCTGATGGGCCAGCTGCGGATAGCCCTGCGGGCCTACGCGTCCGAGGGCCACCGCCCCGACGCCGTTCTGTCCCGCGCCTCCCGCTTCCTGCACGGCATCAGCACCACCGACGACGACCACGCCGACCAGCGCTTCGCGACCTGCCTGTACGTCGAGGCCGACCCGAAGACCGGTGTGCTGGACATCGCCCGCGCCGGGCACCCGGACCCGGCGATCCGCATGGCCGACGGCACGGTCCTGAAGCACCCGACGGCCGGCGGGCTGCCCCTCGGCATCGACCCGGACGCCGACTACCCCACCACCCAGCTGGTCCTCGAACCCGGCGAGACCATGCTGATCTGCACCGACGGCCTGATCGAGACCGGCGGGCACGACCTGGAGACCGGCTGGGCGCGCATCCGCACCATCCTGGAGGAACACAAGGGCGACCTGGAGGAGCTCGCCGACTCCCTGGTCCAGGCCGTGCACGGGCCCTCCTCCCACCACACCACCGGCCCGCTCGCCGACCGGCGCGAGGACGACATCGCGGTGCTGCTGTTGTGCCGGGAGCCCGAGGGCTGCGGCTGCGGCGACACCGTGTCCGTACGGCCGCGGGTGCGGCGCACGGTGCTGACGGTCGCCCAGGCCGAGCCCGAGCGGGTCGCCGTGGCCCGGCAGCACCTGCGCGAGCTGCTGCACGACTGGGGCTCAGCCGACCAGGTCGACTCGGCGGTGCTGCTGCTGTCCGAGATGCTCACCAACGTCCTGGTGCACACCGACACCGACGCGCTGCTGGTCGCCGAGATCGCGGGGGAGCCGGGGGCGCGGCGGATGCGGGTGGAGGTCACCGACGCCGGCGACGACCTGCCGCACAAGCGCCGGCCCGGGGAACTGGCGTCCTCCGGCCGCGGCCTGATGCTGATCGAGCTGCTGGCGCACGCGTGGGGGGTGGACCCACGGGGCGAGGGCAAGAGCATCTGGTTCGAGCTGCACGAGCCCGACGGGCAGCCGGCGTAG